In the Paramisgurnus dabryanus chromosome 5, PD_genome_1.1, whole genome shotgun sequence genome, one interval contains:
- the LOC135774592 gene encoding BEN domain-containing protein 5-like, which yields MRMFAYVRYLDDGCTAVVSTCEIKDFNFNKFDQTQIYWVRWKQDFFRAQILMLKENKEDIEEELSKGKRLRVAPLKTWSSPPHTTSSSLKEKAEAKTKNTNQKTASDEGKKQSLLNILHERKAQKRQAPLCPTAQTKKINEQTPSSHLATDEEDAVGADVVPRKLFEESQKQLQFYQEKLKDVTLQLEKTQTKLKEIEKAEITALRKLNIELQNKLLTLSSSPPVCSEIKETSLVEQSGSSSQQSEAIINVVGDEIVLGGTIHLRKEVWEKISSSTRDSLFIKELAVAVWGTKTLGERSLTGKECPTTKSSRQPLTPKKVKIVKATFREWLENKKIPKEELEARASKSGRYITEKIMDINKQKKKAM from the exons ATGAGAATGTTTGCATACGTGAGGTACCTGGATGACGGCTGCACGGCAGTTGTTTCAACATGCGAAATTAAGGACTTTAACTTTAACAAGTTTGACCAAACACAGATTTATTGGGTACGATGGAAGCAAGACTTCTTCAGGGCACAAATACTGATGCTAAAAG AGAATAAAGAAGACATAGAGGAGGAGTTGTCTAAGGGCAAACGACTCCGGGTAGCACCTCTTAAAACATGGTCGTCTCCACCACATACTACGTCTTCCTCGCTAAAAGAGAAAGCGGAAGCCAAGACCAAAAAT ACAAACCAGAAAACTGCCTCAGATGAAGGGAAAAAACAATCGCTTCTCAATATATTACATGAGCGCAAAGCCCAAAAACGACAGGCTCCACTCTGTCCAACAGCACAAACTAAAAAGATTAATGAGCAGACCCCATCATCACATCTGGCAACAGATGAAGAAGATGCCGTTGGTGCAGATGTTGTTCCCCGCAAATTATTCGAAGAGTCACAAAAGCAACTCCAGTTTTACCAGGAAAAGCTGAAGGATGTTACTCTCCAACTTGAGAAAACCCAAACAAA GCTGAAGGAGATTGAAAAGGCAGAAATAACAGCCTTgagaaaattaaacattgaactCCAGAATAAACTACTGACCTTGTCCTCTTCACCCCCTGTATGCAGCGAAATCAAAGAGACCTCTTTAg TGGAGCAGTCTGGTTCTAGCAGTCAACAGTCTGAAGCAATAATAAATGTGGTTGGAGATGAG ATTGTCTTGGGTGGGACTATACATTTAAGAAAGGAAGTCTGGGAGAAAATAAGCAGCAGCACCAGGGACTCTTTATTCATTAAAGAACTGGCAGTGGCAGTCTGGGGAACCAAAACCCTTGGGGAGCGCAGCCTTACAGGCAAGGAGTGTCCCACCACAAAATCCAGTCGACAGCCGCTGACTccaaaaaaagtgaaaatagtAAAAG cCACCTTTCGTGAATGGCTAGAGAATAAAAAAATTCCAAAGGAAGAATTGGAAGCCAGGGCGTCAAAGTCTGGCCGTTACATAACCGAAAAAATTATGGacattaacaaacaaaaaaagaaagccATGTGA